A portion of the Pithys albifrons albifrons isolate INPA30051 chromosome 1, PitAlb_v1, whole genome shotgun sequence genome contains these proteins:
- the LOC139678257 gene encoding trichohyalin-like, with protein MEKQKRNPKSKSPSPLPSWMEDQALSRQWEGAVGESDLPLSLTEEGTFLDMDKDWNDDKDQELSRSGDVTRSQDVTLQELYQWEEEVTVRERSQRRARRQRELYQREEKVTVRELSQWHDRRQPELHQREEKVTVQELHQWEEGGVRYTEVTQREESVTVQELSHLEEKKPPQWLSEWGEELRGQDQILRRVQRPRDLSSLEEDVRGTELTLRRVQRPRELPSWEEDVRGKELSQSRDVRDQDPIQNYSAQKLPQRERDVREKKLSRWGADVGCTTWDKALHPGNAGDSQTCPQEGPSSPSSVGTEVAGEAAPELPSSAPAPLSPTDTEPAAAAPARAAEEEKEPQGPLSAEEEKAEGSPAFGEQEPSAGTESDVPAPQSNALLEVQRLSQELEEQRELEQSRAAEMVGTVPSEREESPVPAPQSPCSPSSPSTPEVQGQALSGQQEETEGESLLAVQETEEGALAGEGKDWKSCMEEELSRGEGETNPEPCQGTDYSVQELSQGEGEMGPELSQRKEDVTCNVCDNALGPVNEEDAHTVPQEGSSSPSSVGTEVAGEAAPELPSSAPAPLSPTDTTPVPVPQSPSEGSQALLDANQDMSSEILSQAELELQGSSQQEEEERELEESLTAESVRTVSPELPQTPVNTLESISDGIPALMEAERQIFSEMLGNALLEVQRLSQELEEERDVEQSRVAEMGPSEGSQALLDFAELISTEILSQAELELRRSVQQLQAQGHLEQTMAAEVVTTVPVEREDSPVPAPQGPSERSHALLDFADRIRTEILSQAERELRRSIQQLPAQRELEQSRAAEMSLCSPSSPSAPELRTQILSEQEEDKEAEGESVQALQETQEGAPAGEGIHWTYHVDQEASQWEDEEDQELSQENNTCQQVSQGEDLPEQELFPGQGKADQKLSDWEEYTEEEEPQGEGKSYQEVSDWEENIKQELSQGEGSSSSWEEHGGSVLCRWEDERDRELALQYWQQHVTVHTIEVKPFRRQDECEGNIKEELTQREVSGSQGLSDKEHSKQEEQSEGKGGRSPQVRSSSESFSQEEEESPGHFSSYQDLLSSWEDSPGKEFSHEDSSMGQEFSDWEEHRGSVPSRWEDDSDRELELQDWQQHVTVHTIEVKPFRQEDDEWEELSVLELPQAEEREERLSVPAPRQELGDPLDLRQELKEIRGYVNKVQDPETQQDHERYCLAQPLVQVPQDGPVLPWCHLPRSAPVPADVQRERWPRCVPSTQTLRSPRG; from the exons atggagaagcagaagaggaacCCCAAATCCAAGTCCCCcagccccttgcccagctggaTGGAAGACCAGGCACTCAGCAGGCAGTGGGAGGGGGCAGTGGGCGAGTCAGACCTGCCACTGTCCCTGACTGAGGAGGGGACCTTTCTTGACATGGACAAAGACTGGAATGACGACAAGGATCAAGAGCTCTCCCGGTCTGGCGATGTCACCAGAAGCCAAGATGTGACACTCCAAGAGCTCTACCAATGGGAAGAAGAAGTGACAGTCCGAGAACGTTCCCAGCGGAGAGCCAGGAGACAGCGAGAGCTCtaccagagggaagaaaaggtgacagtccGGGAACTCTCCCAGTGGCATGACAGGAGACAACCAGAGCTGCACCAACgggaagaaaaggtgacagtccaGGAGCTGCACCAATGGGAAGAAGGCGGTGTGAGGTACACAGAGGTGACCCAACGGGAAGAAAGTGTGACAGTCCAAGAGCTGTcccatttggaagaaaaaaagccacctcAATGGCTGTCCGAATGGGGAGAAGAACTGAGAGGCCAAGACCAGATCCTGAGGAGAGTTCAGAGACCCAGGGATCTTTCCTCATTGGAGGAAGATGTGAGAGGGACAGAGCTGACCTTGAGGAGAGTTCAGAGACCCAGGGAACTCCCCTCATGGGAAGAAGATGTAAGAGGAAAGgagctgtcccagagcagagatgtAAGAGACCAAGACCCAATCCAAAACTACAGTGCCCAGAAGCTGccccaaagggagagagatgTGAGGGAGAAAAAGCTGTCCCGATGGGGAGCTGATGTTGGTTGTACCACCTGGGACAAAGCTTTacaccctgggaatgctggggacTCCCAGACTTGTCCCCAGGAGgggcccagctctcccagcagtgtgggcacagaggtggcaggagaggcagcccctgagctgcccagctcagctcctgccccgcTGAGTCCCACGGACActgagccagcagctgctgccccagccagagctgctgaggaggagaaggagccccAGGGGCCTCTCagtgctgaggaggaaaaggcagaaggttctccagcctttggagagcaggagccatcagcagggacagagagcgatgtccctgccccacagagcaaTGCTCTGCTTGAGGTGCAGAgactgagccaggagctggaggaacagagagagctggagcagagcagggctgcagagatggtGGGAACAGTTccatcagaaagggaagagagcccagttcctgccccacagagcccctgctccccctccagcccctcaactCCTGAGGTGCAAGGCCAAGCCctcagtgggcagcaggaggagacagagggggAGTCACTGCTGGCAGTGCAAGAGACTGAGGAGGGGGCcttggctggggaggggaaagactGGAAGTCTTGCATGGAGGAAGAGCTGTCCCGAGGGGAAGGCGAGACAAACCCAGAGCCGTGCCAAGGGACAGACTACAGTGTCCAGGAGCTGTCCCAAGGGGAAGGTGAGATGggcccagagctgtcccagaggAAAGAGGATGTCACCTGCAATGTCTGTGACAATGCCTTGGGCCCAGTGAACGAGGAGGACGCCCACACTGTTCCCCAGGAGGggtccagctctcccagcagtgtgggcacagaggtggcaggagaggcagcccctgagctgcccagctcagctcctgcaccgCTGAGTCCCACGGACACTACACCGgtccctgtcccacagagcccctcagagggcagccaggccctgctggacgCAAACCAGGACATGTCCAgtgagatcctgagccaggctgagcttgagctcCAGGGATCcagccagcaggaggaggaagagagagagctggaagaaaGCCTGACTGCAGAGTCAGTGAGAACAGTTAGCCCAGAATTGCCACAGACCCCAGTCAATACTCTGGAGAGTATCTCAGATGGCATCCCGGCCCTGATGGAGGCAGAGCGTCAGATCTTCAGTGAGATGCTGGGCAATGCTCTGCTTGAGGTGCAGAgactgagccaggagctggaggaagagagagatgtggagcagagcagggttgcAGAGATG ggcccctcagagggcagccaggccctgctggacttCGCTGAGCTCATCAGcactgagatcctgagccaggctgagcttgagctcCGGAGATCcgtccagcagctgcaggcacagggacacctggagcaAACCATGGCTGCAGAGGTGGTAACAACAGTTCCAGTAGAAAGGGAAGAcagcccagttcctgccccacagggcccctCAGAGAGGAGCCACGCCCTGCTGGACTTTGCTGATCGCATCAGGactgagatcctgagccaggctgagcgtGAGCTCAGGAGATCCATCCAGCAGCTTCCggcacagagagagctggagcagagcagggctgcagagatg agcctctgctccccctccagcccctcggCTCCTGAGCTGCGAACCCAGATCCTCAGTGAGCAGGAAGAAGAcaaggaggcagagggggaatCAGTCCAGGCACTGCAAGAGACCCAGGAGGGGGCCCCGGCTGGGGAAGGGATACACTGGACATACCACGTTGACCAAGAGGCTTCCCAGTGGGAAGATGAGGAAGACCAGGAGCTGTCCCAAGAAAATAACACATGCCAACAAGTGTCCCAAGGGGAAGacctccctgagcaggagctgttccCTGGGCAAGGCAAGGCCGACCAAAAACTGTCTGACTGGGAAGAATacactgaggaagaggagccccaaggagaagggaagagctaCCAGGAAGTGTCTGACTGGGAGGAAAACATCAAGcaagagctgtcccaaggagaaggaagtagctccagctgggaagaaCACGGAGGCTCAGTGCTATGCCGGTGGGAAGatgagagggacagagagctggcactgcagtaCTGGCAACAACACGTGACCGTCCACACCATTGAGGTCAAGCCCTTTCGGCGGCAGGATGAGTGTGAAGGAAACATCAAGGAAGAGCTGACCCAGAGAGAAGTGAGTGGCTCCCAAGGACTGAGCGACAAGGAGCACTCCAAACAGGAAGAgcagtcagaaggaaaaggaggtcgCAGCCCACAGGTACGGTCCAGCTCTGAATCCttcagccaggaggaggaggagtccCCTGGACATTTCAGTAGCTACCAGGACCTGCTGTCCAGCTGGGAGGACTCCCCTGGCAAAGAGTTTTCCCATGAGGACAGCTCCATGGGACAAGAGTTTTCCGACTGGGAAGAACACAGAGGCTCAGTGCCATCCCGGTGGGAAGATGACAGCGACAGAGAGCTGGAACTGCAGGACTGGCAACAACATGTGACTGTCCACACCATTGAGGTCAAGCCCTTTCGGCAGGAGGACGACGAGTGGGAAGAACTGAgtgtcctggagctgccccaagcagaagagagagaggaaaggctgTCAGTGCCCGCCCCTCGCCAG gAGCTCGGAGATCCCTTGGATCTGAGGCAGGAACTGAAGGAAATTCGTGGATATGTCAACAAGGTCCAAGATCCAGAAACTCAGCAAGATCATGAGAGATACTGTCTAGCACAGCCT CTTGTCCAGGTGCCTCAGGATGGCCCCGTCCTTCCGTGGTGTCACCTGCCCCGCTCAGCTCCGGTCCCTGCCGACGTGCAGCGGGAGCGCTGGCCCCGCTGTGTGCCATCGACGCAGACCCTGCGGAGCCCGCGGGGCtga
- the LOC139678263 gene encoding trichohyalin-like codes for MEKQKRNPKSKSPSPLPSWMEDQALSRQWEGAVGESDLPLSLTEEGTFLDMDKDWNDDKDQELSRSGDVTRSQDVTLQELYQWEEEVTVRERSQRRARRQRELYQREEKVTVRELSQWHDRRQPELHQREEKVTVQELHQWEEGGVRYTEVTQWEESVTVQELSHLEEKKPPQWLSEWGEELRGQDQILRRVQRPRDLSSLEEDVRGTELTLRRVQRPRELPSWEEDVRGKELSQSRDVRDQDPIQNYSAQKLPQRERDVREKKLSRWGADVGCTTWDKALHPGNAGDSQTCPQEGPSSPSSVGTEVAGEAAPELPSSAPAPLSPTDTEPAAAAPARAAEEEKEPQGPLSAEEEKAEGSPAFGEQEPSAGTESDVPAPQSNALLEVQRLSQELEEQRELEQSRAAEMVGTVSSEREESPVPAPQSPVPAPQSPVPAPQSPCSPSSPSTPEVQGQALSGQQEETEGESLLAVQETEEGALAGEGKDWKSCMEEELSRGEGETNPEPCQGTDYSVQELSQGEGEMGPELSQRKEDVTCNVCDNALGPVNEEDAHTVPQEGSSSPSSVGTEVAGEAAPELPSSAPAPLSPTDTTPVPVPQSPSEGSQALLDANQDMSSEILSQAELELQGSSQQEEEERELEESLTAESVRTVSPELPQTPVNTLESISDGIPALMEAERQIFSEMLGNALLEVQRLSQELEEERDVEQSRVAEMGPSEGSQALLDFAELISTEILSQAELELRRSVQQLQAQGHLEQTMAAEVVTTVPVEREDSPVPAPQGPSERSQALLDFADRIRTEILSQAERELRRSIQQLPAQRELEQSRAAEMSLCSPSSPSAPELRTQILSEQEEDKEAEGESVQALQETQEGAPAGEGIHWTYHVDQEASQWEDEEDQELSQENNTCQQVSQGEDLPEQELFPGQGKADQKLSDWEEYTEEEEPQGEGKSYQEVSDWEENIKQELSQGEGSSSSWEEHGGSVLCRWEDERDRELALQYWQQHVTVHTIEVKPFRRQDECEGNIKEELTQREVSGSQGLSDKEHSKQEEQSEGKGGRSPQVRSSSESFSQEEEESPGHFSSYQDLLSSWEDSPGKEFSHEDSSMGQEFSDWEEHRGSVPSRWEDDSDRELELQDWQQHVTVHTIEVKPFRQEDDEWEELSVLELPQAEEREERLSVPAPRQELGDPLDLRQELKEIRGYVNKVQDPETQQDHERYCLAQPLVQVPQDGPVLPWCHLPRSAPVPADVQRERWPRCVPSTQTLRSPRG; via the exons atggagaagcagaagaggaacCCCAAATCCAAGTCCCCcagccccttgcccagctggaTGGAAGACCAGGCACTCAGCAGGCAGTGGGAGGGGGCAGTGGGCGAGTCAGACCTGCCACTGTCCCTGACTGAGGAGGGGACCTTTCTTGACATGGACAAAGACTGGAATGACGACAAGGATCAAGAGCTCTCCCGGTCTGGCGATGTCACCAGAAGCCAAGATGTGACACTCCAAGAGCTCTACCAATGGGAAGAAGAAGTGACAGTCCGAGAACGTTCCCAGCGGAGAGCCAGGAGACAGCGAGAGCTCtaccagagggaagaaaaggtgacagtccGGGAACTCTCCCAGTGGCATGACAGGAGACAACCAGAGCTGCACCAACgggaagaaaaggtgacagtccaGGAGCTGCACCAATGGGAAGAAGGTGGTGTGAGGTACACAGAGGTGACCCAATGGGAAGAAAGTGTGACAGTCCAAGAGCTGTcccatttggaagaaaaaaagccacctcAATGGCTGTCCGAATGGGGAGAAGAACTGAGAGGCCAAGACCAGATCCTGAGGAGAGTTCAGAGACCCAGGGATCTTTCCTCATTGGAGGAAGATGTGAGAGGGACAGAGCTGACCTTGAGGAGAGTTCAGAGACCCAGGGAACTCCCCTCATGGGAAGAAGATGTAAGAGGAAAGgagctgtcccagagcagagatgtAAGAGACCAAGACCCAATCCAAAACTACAGTGCCCAGAAGCTGccccaaagggagagagatgTGAGGGAGAAAAAGCTGTCCCGATGGGGAGCTGATGTTGGTTGTACCACCTGGGACAAAGCTTTacaccctgggaatgctggggacTCCCAGACTTGTCCCCAGGAGgggcccagctctcccagcagtgtgggcacagaggtggcaggagaggcagcccctgagctgcccagctcagctcctgccccgcTGAGTCCCACGGACActgagccagcagctgctgccccagccagagctgctgaggaggagaaggagccccAGGGGCCTCTCagtgctgaggaggaaaaggcagaaggttctccagcctttggagagcaggagccatcagcagggacagagagcgatgtccctgccccacagagcaaTGCTCTGCTTGAGGTGCAGAgactgagccaggagctggaggaacagagagagctggagcagagcagggctgcagagatggtGGGAACAGTTTcatcagaaagggaagagagcccagtccctgccccacagagcccagttcctgccccacagagcccagttcctgccccacagagcccctgctccccctccagcccctcgaCTCCTGAGGTGCAAGGCCAAGCCctcagtgggcagcaggaggagacagagggggAGTCACTGCTGGCAGTGCAAGAGACTGAGGAGGGGGCcttggctggggaggggaaagactGGAAGTCTTGCATGGAGGAAGAGCTGTCCCGAGGGGAAGGCGAGACAAACCCAGAGCCGTGCCAAGGGACAGACTACAGTGTCCAGGAGCTGTCCCAAGGGGAAGGTGAGATGggcccagagctgtcccagaggAAAGAGGATGTCACCTGCAATGTCTGTGACAATGCCTTGGGCCCAGTGAACGAGGAGGACGCCCACACTGTTCCCCAGGAGGggtccagctctcccagcagtgtgggcacagaggtggcaggagaggcagcccctgagctgcccagctcagctcctgcaccgCTGAGTCCCACGGACACTACACCGgtccctgtcccacagagcccctcagagggcagccaggccctgctggacgCAAACCAGGACATGTCCAgtgagatcctgagccaggctgagcttgagctcCAGGGATCcagccagcaggaggaggaagagagagagctggaagaaaGCCTGACTGCAGAGTCAGTGAGAACAGTTAGCCCAGAATTGCCACAGACCCCAGTCAATACTCTGGAGAGTATCTCAGATGGCATCCCGGCCCTGATGGAGGCAGAGCGTCAGATCTTCAGTGAGATGCTGGGCAATGCTCTGCTTGAGGTGCAGAgactgagccaggagctggaggaagagagagatgtggagcagagcagggttgcAGAGATG ggcccctcagagggcagccaggccctgctggacttCGCTGAGCTCATCAGcactgagatcctgagccaggctgagcttgagctcCGGAGATCcgtccagcagctgcaggcacagggacacctggagcaAACCATGGCTGCAGAGGTGGTAACAACAGTTCCAGTAGAAAGGGAAGAcagcccagttcctgccccacagggcccctcagagaggagccaggccctgctggacttTGCTGATCGCATCAGGactgagatcctgagccaggctgagcgtGAGCTCAGGAGATCCATCCAGCAGCTTCCggcacagagagagctggagcagagcagggctgcagagatg agcctctgctccccctccagcccctcggCTCCTGAGCTGCGAACCCAGATCCTCAGTGAGCAGGAAGAAGAcaaggaggcagagggggaatCAGTCCAGGCACTGCAAGAGACCCAGGAGGGGGCCCCGGCTGGGGAAGGGATACACTGGACATACCACGTTGACCAAGAGGCTTCCCAGTGGGAAGATGAGGAAGACCAGGAGCTGTCCCAAGAAAATAACACATGCCAACAAGTGTCCCAAGGGGAAGacctccctgagcaggagctgttccCTGGGCAAGGCAAGGCCGACCAAAAACTGTCTGACTGGGAAGAATacactgaggaagaggagccccaaggagaagggaagagctaCCAGGAAGTGTCTGACTGGGAGGAAAACATCAAGcaagagctgtcccaaggagaaggaagtagctccagctgggaagaaCACGGAGGCTCAGTGCTATGCCGGTGGGAAGatgagagggacagagagctggcactgcagtaCTGGCAACAACACGTGACCGTCCACACCATTGAGGTCAAGCCCTTTCGGCGGCAGGATGAGTGTGAAGGAAACATCAAGGAAGAGCTGACCCAGAGAGAAGTGAGTGGCTCCCAAGGACTGAGCGACAAGGAGCACTCCAAACAGGAAGAgcagtcagaaggaaaaggaggtcgCAGCCCACAGGTACGGTCCAGCTCTGAATCCttcagccaggaggaggaggagtccCCTGGACATTTCAGTAGCTACCAGGACCTGCTGTCCAGCTGGGAGGACTCCCCTGGCAAAGAGTTTTCCCATGAGGACAGCTCCATGGGACAAGAGTTTTCCGACTGGGAAGAACACAGAGGCTCAGTGCCATCCCGGTGGGAAGATGACAGCGACAGAGAGCTGGAACTGCAGGACTGGCAACAACATGTGACTGTCCACACCATTGAGGTCAAGCCCTTTCGGCAGGAGGACGACGAGTGGGAAGAACTGAgtgtcctggagctgccccaagcagaagagagagaggaaaggctgTCAGTGCCCGCCCCTCGCCAG gAGCTCGGAGATCCCTTGGATCTGAGGCAGGAACTGAAGGAAATTCGTGGATATGTCAACAAGGTCCAAGATCCAGAAACTCAGCAAGATCATGAGAGATACTGTCTAGCACAGCCT CTTGTCCAGGTGCCTCAGGATGGCCCCGTCCTTCCGTGGTGTCACCTGCCCCGCTCAGCTCCGGTCCCTGCCGACGTGCAGCGGGAGCGCTGGCCCCGCTGTGTGCCATCGACGCAGACCCTGCGGAGCCCGCGGGGCtga